A window of the Tessaracoccus sp. MC1865 genome harbors these coding sequences:
- the nuoE gene encoding NADH-quinone oxidoreductase subunit NuoE, translating to MSGHFASHFPDSGSVDYTDQSSQIDDGTIAELRELAARYPQPRSALLPMLHLVQSVDGRISPRGIEVCADVLGISTAQVSGVATFYTMYKRRPAGKQHVGVCTTALCAVMGGDILLDRAKKRLGIDEGETTPDGQISLERLECNAACDFAPVMMVNWEFFDNMTPEKADDLLEKLQKDEEVVSSRGATITSWREAERVLAGFPDGRADEGPSAGHASLAGVDIARENDWKAPAADAKPAAAEQEAAQ from the coding sequence ATGAGCGGCCACTTTGCCAGCCACTTCCCAGATTCCGGTTCGGTGGACTACACCGACCAGTCGTCCCAGATCGACGACGGCACCATCGCCGAACTGCGCGAACTGGCGGCCCGCTACCCGCAGCCTCGTTCCGCACTCCTGCCGATGCTCCACCTCGTCCAGTCGGTCGACGGCCGGATCAGCCCCCGGGGCATCGAAGTGTGCGCCGACGTGCTGGGCATCAGCACGGCCCAGGTCTCCGGCGTCGCGACGTTCTACACCATGTACAAGCGCCGCCCCGCCGGCAAGCAGCACGTCGGCGTCTGCACCACCGCTCTCTGCGCGGTGATGGGCGGCGACATCCTGCTCGACCGGGCCAAGAAGCGCCTCGGCATCGACGAGGGTGAGACCACCCCGGACGGCCAGATCTCGCTGGAGCGCCTCGAGTGCAACGCGGCGTGCGACTTCGCCCCCGTGATGATGGTCAACTGGGAGTTCTTCGACAACATGACCCCGGAGAAGGCCGACGACCTGCTGGAGAAGCTGCAGAAGGACGAGGAGGTCGTCTCCTCCCGTGGCGCGACCATCACGTCCTGGCGCGAAGCCGAGCGCGTCCTCGCCGGGTTCCCCGACGGCCGGGCCGACGAAGGGCCCTCCGCAGGTCACGCCTCGCTGGCCGGTGTCGACATCGCCCGTGAGAACGACTGGAAGGCCCCGGCCGCTGACGCGAAGCCGGCCGCCGCCGAGCAGGAGGCCGCACAGTGA